ATCCGGCATCGCCTGACGAATACGACGAATCTTCTCTGCATATTCGGCAACGGTATATTTGCGGCGCATCCGTTTCAATACATTGTCGTCGCCTGCTTGCAGTGGGATATGGAAGTGGCGGCACATTTTGGAGGAACGATTCAGTACATCCAGCACACGGTCGTCAATTTGACTCGCTTCAATCGAACTGATGCGGATGCGCTCCAAACCTTCAACTTTATCCAGATCCCAAAGCAGATCCGCCAGATCGTAATCCTCTAAATCGTCGCCGTAGCCACCGGTATGTATACCAGTCAGCACGATTTCCTTGTAGCCTGCTGCTACAAGCTGGTGCGCCTGTGCGATGACGCTGCTAGCAGCGCGGCTGCGCGACAAACCGCGTGACCACGGAATAATGCAGAAGGTACAGAAGTTGTTGCAGCCTTCCTGAATTTTCAAAAATGCACGGGTATGATTGGCAAAATCCGGTACATCCAGCTCCTCAAATTCGCGCGTTTTCATAATGTTACGCACCGCATTGATTGGCTTACGCTCCTCCTGTAAGCTGCGAATATGATCCATCAGCTTATCGCGATCCTGTGTACCGACCACGAGATCGACACCCTCAATATCGAGAATCTCCGCTGGAGAGGTTTGCGCATAGCAGCCCGTTACTGCGATGACTGCATCTGGATTACGACGAACGGCACGTCGGATAATTTGGCGACTTTTTTTGTCACCGGTATTGGTTACTGTACAGGTATTGATGACGTACACATCAGCCGTTTTTTCTTCAAAATCGACCTGCTCGTAGCCTTCATTTTTGAACAATTGCCACATGGCTTCGGTATCATAAAAGTTGACTTTACAGCCTAGAGTGTAAAACGCTACAGATGGCATCGTTACATTCCTCCCATTTCTCCGATTTCATACATGATACAGGCAAGCGCGGTCATCGCTGCCGTCTCGGTACGCAAAATACGGCGTCCCAATCCGGTTGATGTCGCTCCCCGCCCTTCGGCTTCCTCCACTTCCTGCTCGGTAAAACCGCCTTCCGGTCCAACGACGATCAGCACGCGTGCAGTCTGTTCCTGCGCTGTGCGCTCCTGCAAACGATGCGCAAATGGCTGCACTACATCGCGAAGCTGATGACCATTTTCCTTTTCATAACAAAAACAAATCAGATCGTATACTTCCAGCGAGCCGAGCAGCTGCTTCCAAGTCAGCGCGTGTCCAATCTGCGGCACACGGCTGCGGTGACTTTGCTCCGCCGCTTCCTTGGCAATCTTGCTCCAGCGCTGCAATCGCTTCTCTTCCTTACGGGCATCATATTGGACAACGGTGCGTTTGGACAAAAAAGGAACAAAGGACGCTGCGCCTAGCTCGGTGCATTTTTGAATGACCGTTTCCATTTTATCGCCCTTGGGCAGGCTTTGTGCGATGGTCACCTGCACCTTGGCTTCAGACAACTGCTCCAATCGCTCAACAATACGCGCCGTGACAATGCCTTCATCCATACTCATAATTTCGGCTAGCACGTCCAGTTGATTACCGTCGCAGGCAATCAGCTCATCGCCTTCCTGCGAGCGCATCACCCGAATAATATGCCGAGCATCCTCGCCGGTAATAATAACCTGCTGCTCACTGAACTGCTCTGCCGGTACAAAATATCGCTGCATCGCTCATCCACTTTCTGTATGACATTTTCATGACTACTATTATATAATTCTGTGCCACTTGCATTCAAATAGCCCGGACTGTGTAGACACAAGCCGGACATGACTATACAGCAGAACAGCATATTGAAGGGAATCCCTGAATTTCTATCATACAACGTTTGGTCAATCAGGGCTAGGGTTTGGGGGCAAATTGTCATTCCGAGTCTTCTATCGCTATCAAACAGCAAAAGTCCTTCTACCATGATCGAATGACTCGATACGGTAGAAGGACTTTTATCTATCTTCAAAATGAAATTAGTGACGGATCATATAATCAAATGCGCCCAGTGCAGCGGTTGCGCCGGAGCCCATTGAGATGATGATCTGCTTATACGCGCTATCTGTGCAATCGCCAGCTGCGAATACGCCGGGAACGCTTGTTGCGCCATGCTTGTCGACAACGATCTCACCCATGCGAGTCAGTTCGAGCGTGTCTTTCAGCCAGTCGGTGTTTGGCACCAGACCGATCTGTACGAACACACCTTGCAGTTCAACATGATGCTCTTCCAGCGTATCGCGGTCGATATAGCTAATACCGTTAACGGTATCCGTACCAGTGATTTCTTTGGTTTGCGCGTTTTTGACAACTGTTACGTTCGGCAGGCTGTATAGACGATCCTGTAGAACGGAATCAGCTTTCAATTCCGGTGCAAATTCCAGAACGGTAACATGCTTGACGATACCAGCGAGGTCAATCGCAGCTTCAATACCAGAGTTGCCGCCGCCGATTACTGCAACATGCTTGCCCTCGAACAGAGGACCATCACAGTGTGGGCAATAGGCTACGCCTTTGTTTTTGAATTCTGCTTCGCCCGGTACGCCGATGTTGCGCCAGCGTGCACCAGTGGATAGGATAACGGTTTTACTTTTCAGTACAGCGCCGTTTTCCAGTTCCACTTCAACCAGATCTTTTTTCTCCAGACGTTTGGCACGCAGGGATGGCATAATATCTACGCCGTATTCCTTCACATGCTCTTCCAGACTCGCTGCCAGTTTTGGACCTTCGGTATATTTCACGCTAATGAAGTTCTCAATACCGACTGTATCCATCACCTGACCGCCAAAGCGCTCAGCTACGAGACCCGTACGAATACCTTTGCGCGCTGCGTATACAGCTGCACTGGAACCGGAAGGACCGCCGCCGACCACAAGCACATCGTAGGCTTCTTTTTCAGACAATTCATCCGCATCTGGACCTGCGCCCAGTTTGGATAAAATATCTTGCAGCGACATCCGACCGCTGCCGAATGCTTCACCGTTCAGCAGTACCGTTGGTACCGCCATGATGTTTTTGCTGTCTACTTCGTGTTTGAATGCGCCGCCCTCGATCATCGTGTGTGTGATGTTCGGGTTGAGCACGCTCAGAATGTTCAGCGCTTGTACTACATCTGGACAGTTGTGGCATGTCAGGCTGACATACGTCTCAAATGTGTAGCTGCCCTTCACTGCTTTCGCTTGAGCGATCAGGCTGTCATCCACTTTC
The DNA window shown above is from Paenibacillus sp. JQZ6Y-1 and carries:
- a CDS encoding 16S rRNA (uracil(1498)-N(3))-methyltransferase: MQRYFVPAEQFSEQQVIITGEDARHIIRVMRSQEGDELIACDGNQLDVLAEIMSMDEGIVTARIVERLEQLSEAKVQVTIAQSLPKGDKMETVIQKCTELGAASFVPFLSKRTVVQYDARKEEKRLQRWSKIAKEAAEQSHRSRVPQIGHALTWKQLLGSLEVYDLICFCYEKENGHQLRDVVQPFAHRLQERTAQEQTARVLIVVGPEGGFTEQEVEEAEGRGATSTGLGRRILRTETAAMTALACIMYEIGEMGGM
- the ahpF gene encoding alkyl hydroperoxide reductase subunit F, whose protein sequence is MVLDAEMKTQLSQYLQLLESDIVLKVSAGDDKASQETLELLDELAAISSRIQVEKAVLERTPSFSVNRVGEDTGVVFAGVPLGHEFTSLVMALLQVSGRAPKVDDSLIAQAKAVKGSYTFETYVSLTCHNCPDVVQALNILSVLNPNITHTMIEGGAFKHEVDSKNIMAVPTVLLNGEAFGSGRMSLQDILSKLGAGPDADELSEKEAYDVLVVGGGPSGSSAAVYAARKGIRTGLVAERFGGQVMDTVGIENFISVKYTEGPKLAASLEEHVKEYGVDIMPSLRAKRLEKKDLVEVELENGAVLKSKTVILSTGARWRNIGVPGEAEFKNKGVAYCPHCDGPLFEGKHVAVIGGGNSGIEAAIDLAGIVKHVTVLEFAPELKADSVLQDRLYSLPNVTVVKNAQTKEITGTDTVNGISYIDRDTLEEHHVELQGVFVQIGLVPNTDWLKDTLELTRMGEIVVDKHGATSVPGVFAAGDCTDSAYKQIIISMGSGATAALGAFDYMIRH
- the mtaB gene encoding tRNA (N(6)-L-threonylcarbamoyladenosine(37)-C(2))-methylthiotransferase MtaB, giving the protein MPSVAFYTLGCKVNFYDTEAMWQLFKNEGYEQVDFEEKTADVYVINTCTVTNTGDKKSRQIIRRAVRRNPDAVIAVTGCYAQTSPAEILDIEGVDLVVGTQDRDKLMDHIRSLQEERKPINAVRNIMKTREFEELDVPDFANHTRAFLKIQEGCNNFCTFCIIPWSRGLSRSRAASSVIAQAHQLVAAGYKEIVLTGIHTGGYGDDLEDYDLADLLWDLDKVEGLERIRISSIEASQIDDRVLDVLNRSSKMCRHFHIPLQAGDDNVLKRMRRKYTVAEYAEKIRRIRQAMPDVAITTDVIVGFPGETEEMYRNGYELMKSIGFSEMHVFPYSRRTGTPAARMEDQVDEEVKNARVHELIDLSEQMQLSYAEKFVGHVLDIIPENNDKGLFGDGMIAGYSDNYLQIAFEGSEELVGKLCRVKLMEPGVNTSQGQLVRVLEQEPSKIAQ